One Chitinophaga sp. H8 DNA window includes the following coding sequences:
- a CDS encoding sialate O-acetylesterase, whose product MQKLFVTLVLLACTGYLQAKVVLPSTFTNNMVLQQKSKVPLSGTATADHPVKVTTSWNNKTYKATAGADGRWSLQISTPSYGGPYSITFDDGETLTLENILIGEVWICSGQSNMEMNVNGSNGGWGQVYGYEEEVATADYPQIRHLMVKHTTSATPVAEAAIREGGWEICSPQTVSNFSAVAYFFARNLYKKNGVPIGLIHTSWGGTIAEAWVSGGALKTMPDFKATVEKNEAAGAEAFKDNNPNRATALYNAMIYPFITFPVRGAIWYQGESNAGRAYQYRTLFPLLIKDWREKWKNPKMPFFFVQLASFRDQKENPDESDWAELREAQAMTLSLPNTGMAVAIDIGDAKDIHPKNKQDVGNRLALNARAKVYGEKVVFAGPVYQGQKVEGGKIRLTFKSPDGLVAKDGGALKGFSIAGADKKFHWATAEIQGNDIIVSCPEVTAPVAVRYAWADNPANNLVNKTGLPAPPFRTDEWAGITINNK is encoded by the coding sequence ATGCAAAAACTGTTTGTAACGTTAGTGCTGCTGGCTTGTACAGGTTATTTACAAGCCAAGGTAGTATTGCCCTCTACCTTTACCAATAATATGGTACTGCAGCAAAAATCGAAAGTACCATTGTCGGGTACGGCCACTGCCGACCACCCCGTAAAAGTAACGACCAGCTGGAACAATAAAACCTATAAGGCCACTGCTGGTGCCGACGGGCGCTGGAGCCTGCAGATCAGTACCCCTTCCTATGGCGGGCCTTACTCCATTACATTTGATGATGGGGAAACACTCACCTTAGAAAATATCCTGATAGGAGAAGTGTGGATCTGCTCCGGGCAATCTAATATGGAGATGAATGTAAACGGCAGCAATGGCGGCTGGGGACAGGTATACGGATATGAAGAGGAAGTGGCTACGGCAGATTATCCTCAGATCCGGCATCTGATGGTGAAGCACACCACGAGTGCTACTCCGGTGGCAGAAGCGGCTATCCGGGAAGGCGGCTGGGAAATATGCTCTCCTCAAACAGTATCCAATTTCTCTGCAGTAGCTTATTTCTTTGCACGCAACCTGTATAAAAAGAACGGCGTACCCATTGGGTTAATACATACTTCCTGGGGAGGTACCATTGCGGAAGCATGGGTAAGCGGCGGGGCTTTAAAAACAATGCCCGATTTCAAAGCTACCGTGGAGAAGAATGAAGCCGCAGGTGCAGAAGCCTTTAAAGATAATAACCCTAACAGGGCTACCGCATTGTACAATGCAATGATCTATCCTTTTATCACTTTCCCGGTACGTGGTGCTATCTGGTATCAGGGAGAAAGTAATGCGGGCAGAGCTTATCAGTACAGAACGTTATTCCCGCTGCTGATAAAAGACTGGCGGGAAAAATGGAAGAATCCAAAGATGCCTTTCTTCTTTGTACAGTTGGCCAGCTTCAGAGATCAGAAAGAAAATCCGGATGAATCCGACTGGGCAGAACTGCGGGAAGCACAGGCGATGACTTTATCATTACCCAATACCGGTATGGCAGTAGCTATTGATATCGGAGATGCTAAAGATATCCACCCTAAAAATAAACAGGATGTGGGCAACCGTCTGGCATTAAATGCACGGGCTAAAGTATATGGAGAAAAAGTAGTGTTTGCCGGACCGGTATATCAGGGGCAAAAGGTAGAAGGCGGAAAGATCCGTTTAACGTTCAAGTCGCCCGACGGGCTGGTGGCCAAAGATGGCGGCGCGTTAAAAGGATTTTCCATTGCGGGTGCCGACAAGAAATTCCATTGGGCAACAGCTGAAATACAAGGGAATGACATCATTGTATCCTGTCCGGAAGTAACTGCACCGGTAGCCGTGCGCTATGCCTGGGCAGACAATCCTGCAAACAACCTGGTGAACAAGACCGGATTGCCGGCTCCACCTTTCCGTACGGATGAGTGGGCAGGTATTACTATCAATAACAAATAA
- a CDS encoding family 43 glycosylhydrolase, whose protein sequence is MKRYLLRKKWWLAVLALLGVTGLQAQQQLTYCNPIDIDYGYCPIPNFTEWGKHRATADPVIVTYKGDYYLFSTNQWGYWWSSDLCHWNFVARKFLKPYHKVYDELCAPAVWVMGDTLLVFGSTYEKNFPIWMSTDPKGNQWKEAVDSFEIGGWDPDFFLDDDGRLYMYNGSSNRYPLYGIEINRKTFQPIGTRKEMYLLEPDRYGWQRFGEYMDNTFLDPFIEGASMTRHNGKYYLQYGAPGTEFSGYADGVVVSDHPLGPFTPQRHNPISYKPGGFARGAGHGSTFKDQWEHWWHVSTMVISVKNNFERRIGIWPTGFDKEGQMHVNTVFGDYPHYLPGAVAQRKGNEAGNFPEGTFTGWMLLNYNKPVAVSSTLGGYLPNYAVDENIKTYWSAATGNPGEWIQTDLGSRSMVQAIQINYADQDATFLGKQTDIYHQYKVYTSEDGKRWQLLVDKSKSATDAPHAYLELSKPVQARFIKLENIHMPTGKFAISGLRVFGSGNGSLPAAVKDFYVLRTEKDKRSAWLKWSPVDNAYAYNIYTGIAPDKLYNCIMVHGANDYYFKAMDKDLPYYFCIEAVNENGVSQRSEVMKAE, encoded by the coding sequence CATCCCCAATTTTACCGAATGGGGAAAACACCGGGCTACTGCCGACCCGGTCATAGTAACCTACAAGGGTGATTATTACCTGTTTTCCACCAATCAGTGGGGATACTGGTGGAGCAGCGATCTATGCCACTGGAACTTTGTAGCCCGCAAGTTCCTGAAACCCTACCATAAAGTATACGATGAATTATGCGCACCTGCTGTATGGGTAATGGGGGATACCTTGCTGGTATTTGGCTCTACCTATGAAAAAAACTTTCCGATCTGGATGAGCACAGATCCTAAAGGCAATCAGTGGAAGGAGGCGGTTGATTCCTTTGAGATAGGAGGGTGGGATCCGGATTTTTTCCTGGATGATGACGGACGGCTGTATATGTATAATGGCAGCAGCAACAGGTACCCGCTGTATGGTATTGAAATCAACCGGAAAACTTTCCAGCCTATCGGCACGCGGAAGGAGATGTACCTCCTGGAACCAGATCGGTATGGATGGCAGCGTTTCGGGGAATATATGGATAATACTTTCCTGGACCCCTTTATAGAAGGAGCTTCCATGACCAGGCATAACGGAAAATACTACCTGCAATATGGCGCACCGGGTACCGAGTTCAGCGGATATGCCGATGGTGTGGTGGTGAGTGATCATCCCCTGGGGCCGTTTACGCCCCAGCGGCACAATCCGATTTCCTATAAGCCTGGTGGTTTTGCGCGGGGAGCCGGGCATGGCAGCACCTTTAAAGATCAATGGGAACACTGGTGGCATGTGTCTACCATGGTCATTTCGGTGAAGAACAATTTTGAACGGCGTATAGGCATCTGGCCAACGGGTTTTGATAAAGAGGGGCAAATGCATGTGAATACCGTTTTCGGAGATTATCCCCACTACCTGCCAGGAGCTGTGGCGCAGCGTAAAGGGAACGAGGCAGGAAATTTTCCGGAAGGAACCTTTACCGGCTGGATGTTGCTTAACTATAACAAACCGGTAGCGGTGTCTTCCACTTTGGGTGGTTATCTGCCTAACTATGCGGTGGATGAAAATATTAAAACCTACTGGAGCGCTGCTACGGGCAATCCGGGAGAATGGATCCAGACCGACCTGGGCAGCCGGAGTATGGTACAAGCTATCCAGATCAACTATGCTGATCAGGATGCCACCTTCCTCGGCAAACAAACGGATATTTACCACCAGTACAAAGTATACACCAGTGAGGACGGAAAACGCTGGCAATTACTGGTGGATAAAAGTAAAAGTGCCACGGATGCGCCACATGCGTACCTGGAACTGTCCAAGCCTGTTCAGGCACGGTTTATCAAACTGGAAAATATACATATGCCCACCGGAAAGTTTGCTATCAGTGGCCTGCGGGTATTTGGCAGTGGAAATGGAAGTCTGCCAGCGGCGGTAAAAGACTTTTATGTATTGCGCACAGAGAAGGACAAACGCAGTGCCTGGCTTAAATGGAGCCCGGTGGATAATGCCTATGCCTACAATATCTATACGGGTATTGCGCCGGATAAGCTGTACAACTGTATCATGGTACATGGTGCCAATGACTATTATTTCAAAGCCATGGACAAGGATCTGCCTTATTATTTCTGTATTGAAGCCGTGAATGAAAATGGGGTATCACAGCGAAGTGAGGTAATGAAAGCAGAATAA